One stretch of Candidatus Sulfotelmatobacter sp. DNA includes these proteins:
- a CDS encoding citrate/2-methylcitrate synthase has translation MASMVVNPGLEGIVVGETVLSNVEGELGRLTYRGYDIHDLAPNVTYEEVVHLLFYGVLPSQSELDAFAAKLAGLRALPPTTLEILRKIPRDAWPMDVLRTGISTLSHGLPHEPSGAHVSDVDAALGLIAKTATVVAAWNRLRRGLEPIAPRADLRHAANFYAMCADRTPTPEQAKAIDAYFVLLADHSYNASTFSARVTASTNADLWCSITAAVATLTGELHGGAPSQVMDTLEAIQTPDKAEAYVRALLGRGKRVMGMGHREYKVRDPRAAELDRNAKEVGEQTGSQWYELAVALEGAANKVLQEEKPGKRIYANVDFYTAPLLADLGWPKDEFTCVFACSRVAGWSAHVLEQYAHNRLIRPQAAYVGPAVHPLEPLAERPAHDLSANGNAAATGAVR, from the coding sequence ATGGCGTCCATGGTCGTCAACCCGGGTCTCGAAGGCATCGTCGTCGGCGAGACCGTCCTCAGCAACGTCGAGGGCGAGCTCGGCCGGCTCACCTATCGCGGCTACGACATCCACGATCTGGCGCCGAACGTCACGTACGAAGAGGTGGTGCACCTCCTGTTCTACGGCGTGCTGCCCTCGCAGAGCGAGCTGGACGCCTTCGCCGCCAAGCTGGCCGGGCTGCGGGCGCTGCCGCCGACGACGCTCGAGATCCTGCGCAAGATTCCGCGCGACGCGTGGCCGATGGACGTGCTTCGCACCGGCATCTCGACGCTCTCGCACGGGCTGCCGCACGAGCCCTCCGGCGCGCACGTCTCCGACGTCGATGCCGCGCTCGGGCTGATCGCCAAGACCGCGACCGTCGTCGCCGCCTGGAACCGGCTGCGCCGCGGCCTGGAGCCGATCGCCCCGCGCGCCGACCTGCGCCACGCCGCCAACTTCTACGCGATGTGCGCCGACCGCACGCCGACCCCCGAACAGGCCAAGGCGATCGACGCGTACTTCGTGCTGCTGGCCGATCACTCGTACAACGCCTCGACCTTCAGCGCGCGCGTCACCGCCTCGACCAACGCCGACCTGTGGTGCTCGATCACCGCGGCGGTCGCGACGCTGACCGGCGAGCTGCACGGCGGCGCGCCCTCGCAGGTGATGGACACGCTCGAAGCGATCCAGACGCCCGACAAAGCCGAGGCGTACGTGCGCGCGCTGCTCGGGCGCGGCAAACGCGTGATGGGGATGGGCCACCGCGAGTACAAGGTGCGCGATCCGCGCGCCGCCGAGCTCGACCGCAACGCGAAGGAAGTCGGCGAGCAGACCGGCTCGCAGTGGTACGAGCTGGCCGTCGCGCTCGAGGGCGCCGCCAACAAGGTGCTGCAAGAAGAGAAGCCCGGCAAGCGCATTTACGCGAACGTCGACTTCTACACCGCGCCGCTGCTGGCGGATCTGGGCTGGCCGAAGGACGAGTTCACCTGCGTCTTCGCCTGCAGCCGCGTCGCCGGCTGGTCGGCGCACGTGCTCGAGCAGTACGCGCACAACCGTTTGATTCGGCCGCAGGCCGCCTACGTCGGTCCGGCGGTGCACCCGCTCGAGCCGCTGGCCGAGCGCCCGGCGCACGATCTCTCCGCCAACGGCAACGCCGCCGCGACCGGAGCCGTGCGCTGA
- the hisB gene encoding imidazoleglycerol-phosphate dehydratase HisB, which translates to MTERVAHRKRETKETRIDLRLALDGGPVSVATDVDFFDHMLNAFATHAGVGLQLEARGDGMDHHHLVEDVGIALGAAIDEALGDKRGIARFGSIAIPLDDALVQCAVDLSGRPYLNYDVPLSVPVLGALPTELVPHFFRSVVDHGKFNLHLLRWAGTNNHHLCEAAFKSFARAFAQAKQQTGSREIPSTKGSLTEV; encoded by the coding sequence CTGACCGAGCGCGTCGCGCACCGCAAACGCGAAACGAAGGAGACGCGGATCGACCTGCGTCTCGCGCTCGACGGCGGGCCGGTCTCGGTCGCGACGGACGTCGACTTCTTCGACCACATGCTCAACGCGTTCGCGACGCACGCGGGCGTCGGCTTGCAGCTCGAAGCGCGCGGCGACGGGATGGATCATCATCATCTCGTCGAGGACGTCGGCATCGCGTTGGGCGCCGCCATCGACGAAGCGCTGGGCGACAAACGCGGGATCGCGCGCTTCGGTTCGATCGCGATTCCGCTCGACGACGCGCTGGTGCAGTGCGCGGTCGATCTGAGCGGCCGGCCGTACCTGAACTACGACGTCCCGCTCTCGGTCCCGGTGCTCGGCGCGCTGCCGACCGAGCTGGTGCCGCACTTCTTCCGCAGCGTGGTCGACCACGGCAAGTTCAACTTGCACCTGCTGCGCTGGGCCGGCACCAACAACCATCACCTCTGCGAAGCCGCCTTCAAGTCCTTCGCCCGCGCCTTCGCCCAAGCGAAACAGCAGACCGGCTCGCGCGAGATCCCCTCGACCAAGGGTTCGCTGACCGAAGTCTAA
- a CDS encoding permease encodes MTLWSKLGEALLLAAGMAWQVGWSLILGFAASAVIQAVVSKERMQALLGRDGIREIALATGFGAASSSCSYAAAAMSKTLFKQGAALIPSLAFLFSSTNLVVELGLVLWLLLGWQFTAAEWIGGLVLIAIMAVLVKFTYPRALVEEARRRLDAGGGHDHGSMEGAGATVWARLREPATRVAIAQNFAMDLSMLWVDLLGGFLIAGALAAFVSDGVWRAVFFNGANPVVRTLGDAVLGPLVAVVTFVCSIGNVPMAAILWTSGISFGGVLAFLYADLIVLPLLDVYRKYYGWRMMLYIAGVFFVTMVLAALAIDGAFHALHLVPRPNPHLRVALTTFSLDATFWLNLVFGALAVWLLVVSKRHPMEHGCHHHDDAHDEHAVHDHVVHDAAG; translated from the coding sequence ATGACGCTGTGGTCGAAACTCGGTGAGGCGCTGCTGTTGGCGGCGGGGATGGCGTGGCAGGTCGGCTGGAGCCTGATCCTCGGCTTCGCGGCCTCGGCGGTGATCCAAGCCGTCGTCTCCAAGGAGCGGATGCAAGCGCTGCTGGGCCGCGACGGAATCCGCGAGATCGCCCTCGCGACCGGCTTCGGCGCCGCGTCCTCGAGCTGCTCGTACGCGGCCGCCGCCATGAGCAAGACGCTCTTCAAGCAGGGCGCCGCGCTGATCCCGAGCCTGGCCTTTCTGTTCAGCTCGACCAACCTCGTCGTCGAATTGGGCCTGGTGCTGTGGTTGCTGCTGGGCTGGCAGTTCACCGCCGCCGAATGGATCGGCGGTCTGGTGCTCATCGCGATCATGGCCGTGCTGGTGAAATTCACCTATCCGCGCGCGCTGGTCGAGGAAGCCCGGCGGCGACTGGACGCGGGGGGCGGTCACGACCACGGCTCGATGGAAGGCGCGGGCGCGACGGTCTGGGCGCGGCTGCGCGAACCCGCCACCCGCGTCGCGATCGCGCAGAACTTCGCGATGGATCTCTCGATGCTGTGGGTCGACCTGCTCGGCGGGTTCCTGATCGCGGGCGCGCTGGCTGCCTTCGTGTCCGACGGCGTCTGGCGCGCGGTGTTCTTCAACGGCGCGAACCCGGTGGTGCGCACGCTCGGCGACGCCGTGCTCGGCCCCCTGGTCGCGGTGGTGACGTTCGTCTGCTCGATCGGCAACGTGCCGATGGCCGCGATCTTGTGGACCAGCGGGATCTCGTTCGGCGGCGTGCTGGCCTTCCTGTACGCCGATCTGATCGTGCTGCCGCTGCTCGACGTCTACCGCAAGTACTACGGCTGGCGGATGATGCTCTACATCGCCGGCGTGTTCTTCGTGACGATGGTGCTCGCCGCGCTGGCGATCGACGGGGCGTTCCACGCGCTGCACCTGGTGCCGCGCCCGAACCCCCACCTGCGCGTCGCGCTGACGACCTTCTCGCTCGACGCGACGTTCTGGTTGAACCTCGTCTTCGGCGCGCTCGCCGTCTGGCTGCTCGTCGTCTCGAAGCGGCACCCGATGGAGCACGGCTGCCACCACCACGACGACGCGCACGACGAGCATGCCGTGCACGACCACGTCGTGCACGACGCCGCCGGTTAG
- a CDS encoding ATP-binding protein, protein MTSGAWSLRADHRGFSFRIVDAALAHNARRIFGAYLAAQVEPGSDLYAAELIFGELLGNVARHAPGPVDVRLRWNGPRAILEVIDHGPGYQIEEVRLPENLSETRRGLFLIATFGNDLQVRREAGNTTTSVVLPVARRVMRGA, encoded by the coding sequence GTGACGAGTGGCGCGTGGTCCCTCCGTGCGGACCACCGCGGCTTTTCCTTTCGCATCGTCGACGCCGCGCTGGCGCACAACGCCCGGCGCATCTTCGGGGCGTATCTCGCCGCCCAGGTCGAGCCCGGCTCGGACCTCTACGCCGCCGAACTGATTTTCGGGGAGCTGCTGGGCAACGTCGCGCGCCACGCGCCGGGGCCGGTCGACGTGCGGCTGCGCTGGAACGGGCCGCGCGCCATCCTCGAAGTGATCGATCACGGTCCGGGGTACCAGATCGAAGAGGTCCGCTTGCCCGAGAACCTGTCCGAGACGCGCCGCGGGCTGTTCCTGATCGCTACCTTCGGTAACGACCTGCAGGTCCGCCGCGAGGCCGGGAACACGACCACCTCGGTCGTGCTGCCGGTGGCGCGCCGGGTGATGCGCGGCGCTTAA
- the hisH gene encoding imidazole glycerol phosphate synthase subunit HisH, producing the protein MATPRLAVIDYGGGNVGSLLAALERRGASFELTGDPDAVVRADAALLPGDGAFGATMDALRERGLDQAVHATIARGRPFLGICVGMQVLFDSSDEYGGAAGLGVLPGDVRRFARAPRVPHMGWNELVIERTHPFVAGVTSGSWAYFLHSYRVEDGASVLASCEYGERFAAIVARDHVMATQFHPEKSRATGARLLDNFLRIAAA; encoded by the coding sequence ATGGCGACTCCTCGGCTGGCGGTGATCGACTACGGCGGCGGCAACGTCGGCTCGCTGCTGGCCGCGCTCGAGCGACGCGGCGCCAGCTTCGAGCTGACCGGCGATCCGGACGCGGTCGTGCGCGCCGACGCCGCGCTGCTCCCCGGCGACGGCGCCTTCGGCGCGACCATGGACGCCCTGCGCGAACGCGGGCTCGACCAAGCCGTGCACGCGACGATCGCGCGCGGCCGGCCGTTTCTCGGGATCTGCGTCGGTATGCAAGTGCTTTTCGACTCCAGCGACGAGTACGGTGGTGCGGCGGGACTGGGCGTCCTGCCCGGTGACGTACGCCGCTTCGCGCGCGCGCCCCGCGTGCCGCACATGGGTTGGAACGAACTCGTGATCGAGCGCACGCACCCGTTCGTCGCGGGCGTGACGAGCGGCTCGTGGGCGTATTTCCTGCACTCGTACCGGGTCGAAGACGGCGCGTCGGTGCTGGCGTCGTGCGAGTACGGCGAACGGTTCGCCGCGATCGTCGCGCGCGATCATGTCATGGCCACCCAATTCCACCCGGAGAAGAGCCGAGCGACGGGCGCCCGGCTGCTGGATAACTTCTTGCGAATCGCCGCAGCGTGA
- a CDS encoding HisA/HisF-related TIM barrel protein, whose protein sequence is MSDSLVLYPAIDLRGGHAVRLERGDPARETRYDADPVARARAFVAAGARALHVVDLDGAFGTGENHRALRAICAAVDVPVQTGGGIRTAADVAARLDAGAHAVVIGTLLVEAPGEARAIVARYGAAIVAGIDARGDRVATRGWLAESGASRDELVRTVASWGVQRVVYTEIARDGMGSGYDVAALAHVAALAPVHVTASGGARTLDDLRALRAGTPANVDAAIVGRALYEGTLDLAEALAALA, encoded by the coding sequence GTGAGCGATTCGCTGGTCTTGTACCCCGCCATCGACTTGCGCGGCGGTCACGCGGTGCGGTTGGAGCGCGGCGACCCCGCCCGCGAGACGCGTTACGACGCCGACCCCGTCGCGCGCGCGCGAGCGTTCGTGGCGGCGGGGGCGCGCGCGCTGCATGTCGTCGACCTCGACGGCGCCTTCGGCACCGGCGAGAACCACCGGGCGCTGCGCGCGATCTGTGCGGCGGTCGACGTGCCGGTGCAAACCGGCGGCGGAATTCGCACCGCCGCCGACGTCGCCGCGCGGCTCGACGCCGGCGCGCACGCGGTCGTCATCGGCACGCTGCTGGTCGAAGCACCCGGCGAAGCGCGCGCGATCGTCGCGCGCTACGGCGCAGCGATCGTGGCCGGCATCGATGCGCGCGGCGACCGCGTCGCGACGCGCGGCTGGCTGGCCGAGAGCGGCGCCTCACGCGACGAACTGGTGCGCACGGTCGCGAGCTGGGGCGTGCAGCGCGTCGTCTACACCGAGATCGCGCGCGACGGGATGGGCTCGGGGTACGACGTCGCCGCGCTGGCGCACGTCGCGGCGCTGGCGCCGGTGCACGTCACCGCCAGCGGCGGGGCGCGCACGCTCGACGATCTGCGCGCGCTGCGCGCGGGGACGCCGGCCAACGTCGACGCCGCCATCGTCGGCCGCGCGCTCTACGAGGGGACGCTCGACTTGGCGGAGGCGCTGGCGGCGCTGGCGTGA
- a CDS encoding VC0807 family protein yields the protein MENSAPPFSARAAIIDAVLNAAVPTVVYQIAHHRGIDDVHALLLAAIYPAVVAVFGLARRRTLDPVAGIVLFGIVVSLVAFFVGGSPQVLLIRESFVTGALGVLCFVSLLFPKPLMYWFGRWFATHGDAAAARVYDALWERPQVRTANRLLTVVWGVAFCGEFVLRVVFVVTLPIPVVLAVSPIVLAAITIATLTWTFAYVRVLRARAAAAGVVVPG from the coding sequence ATGGAGAACTCGGCTCCGCCCTTCTCGGCCCGCGCGGCGATCATCGACGCCGTCTTGAACGCCGCCGTGCCGACGGTCGTCTACCAGATCGCCCACCACCGCGGCATCGACGACGTGCACGCGCTGCTGCTGGCCGCGATCTACCCGGCCGTGGTCGCCGTGTTCGGCCTCGCACGTCGCCGCACGCTCGACCCGGTGGCCGGGATCGTGCTGTTCGGCATCGTCGTCAGCCTGGTCGCGTTCTTCGTCGGCGGTAGTCCGCAGGTGCTGTTGATTCGCGAGTCGTTCGTCACCGGCGCGCTGGGCGTGCTGTGCTTCGTCTCGCTGCTCTTCCCCAAACCGCTGATGTACTGGTTCGGCCGCTGGTTCGCGACCCACGGCGACGCCGCCGCGGCGCGGGTCTACGACGCGCTGTGGGAACGGCCGCAGGTGCGAACGGCGAACCGTCTGCTCACGGTCGTGTGGGGCGTCGCGTTCTGCGGCGAGTTCGTACTGCGGGTCGTGTTCGTGGTGACGCTGCCGATCCCGGTAGTGCTGGCGGTCAGCCCGATCGTGCTGGCGGCGATCACGATCGCGACGCTGACCTGGACCTTCGCCTACGTGCGCGTCTTGCGCGCGCGTGCCGCCGCCGCCGGCGTCGTCGTCCCCGGTTAA
- the alr gene encoding alanine racemase yields MIAEIGVDLDALARNAQALARLASPARLSAVVKANGYGHGLVPAARALAPHAARLCVYELDEAVTLRDAGVRAPILVLGPIVAADLEVAHAAEVAITLWDEHLYARQVASVARRRHRPFTVHAKIDTGVARLGMPYANAPAVLERYTATPEFVVAGAFSHLAAAEELDSNFTHDQLHRFLTATRALPPPVERHIAATAAAMLWPETRLDSVRCGIGLYGIWPSAETEAVMRPRGLMLEPVLAWRTRIVALHELAAGETVGYGRTWTARRPSRIATLPIGYAEGLPRNAGERAQALVRGVRVPLIGRVCMDMAFADVTDVPGAVPGDALTLIGSDGAETITADELGAACDTIGYEIVARLPAHAPRVYSSGAA; encoded by the coding sequence GTGATCGCGGAGATCGGCGTCGACCTCGACGCGCTGGCGCGCAACGCGCAGGCTCTGGCGCGGCTGGCCTCGCCCGCGCGCCTGTCCGCCGTCGTGAAAGCGAACGGCTACGGCCACGGCCTGGTGCCGGCGGCGCGCGCGCTGGCGCCGCACGCCGCGCGCCTGTGCGTCTACGAGCTCGACGAAGCGGTGACGCTGCGCGACGCCGGCGTGCGCGCGCCGATCCTCGTGCTCGGTCCGATCGTCGCCGCCGACCTCGAGGTCGCGCACGCGGCCGAGGTCGCGATCACGCTGTGGGACGAGCACCTCTACGCGCGGCAAGTCGCGAGCGTCGCGCGCCGGCGCCACCGTCCGTTCACCGTGCACGCGAAGATCGACACCGGCGTCGCGCGGCTGGGCATGCCGTACGCGAACGCTCCGGCCGTCCTCGAACGCTACACGGCGACGCCGGAATTCGTCGTCGCCGGCGCGTTCAGCCACCTCGCCGCGGCCGAGGAGTTGGACTCCAACTTCACCCACGATCAGCTGCACCGCTTCCTCACCGCGACGCGTGCGCTGCCGCCGCCGGTCGAGCGCCACATCGCCGCCACCGCCGCGGCGATGCTGTGGCCCGAGACCCGTTTGGACAGCGTCCGTTGCGGCATCGGGCTGTACGGCATATGGCCGAGCGCCGAAACCGAAGCGGTCATGCGCCCGCGCGGCTTGATGCTCGAACCGGTGCTGGCCTGGCGCACGCGCATCGTCGCGCTGCACGAGCTCGCCGCCGGGGAAACGGTCGGCTACGGACGCACCTGGACGGCGCGGCGTCCCTCACGGATCGCGACGCTGCCGATCGGCTACGCCGAAGGCTTACCGCGCAACGCCGGTGAGCGTGCGCAGGCGCTGGTGCGCGGCGTGCGCGTGCCGCTGATCGGCCGCGTCTGCATGGACATGGCCTTCGCCGACGTGACCGACGTCCCCGGCGCGGTGCCCGGCGACGCCCTCACCCTGATCGGCAGCGACGGCGCGGAGACGATCACCGCCGACGAGCTGGGCGCGGCGTGCGACACGATCGGCTACGAGATCGTCGCGCGTTTGCCCGCGCACGCGCCGCGCGTCTACAGCAGCGGCGCGGCTTAA